The proteins below come from a single Lodderomyces elongisporus chromosome 3, complete sequence genomic window:
- the TIF45 gene encoding eukaryotic translation initiation factor 4E (BUSCO:EOG092646VF), producing MSEELTKKTEDLSLDSKQESAEKTVFDSKEEFTAKHPLNHRWTLWYTKPQTNKSENWHDLLKPVIAFSSVEEFWGIYNSIPSANQIPLKSDYHLFKEGIRPEWEDEANAKGGKWQHAFSKKEGNPIINDLWLRGLLAVIGETIEDDEDEVNGIVINVRKQVYRIGIWTKDCDESKLRTVGERLKKILQLKDDQRVEFISHNASNQKGAEPQIVL from the coding sequence ATGTCTGAAGAATTAACTAAGAAAACAGAAGACTTGTCGTTAGATTCCAAACAAGAGTCCGCAGAAAAGACTGTTTTTGATTCCAAAGAAGAATTCACCGCAAAGCACCCATTGAATCACAGATGGACTCTTTGGTATACAAAGCCACAGACTAACAAGTCTGAAAACTGGCACGATCTTTTGAAACCAGTGATTGCGTTTTCGTCAGTAGAGGAGTTTTGGGGTATCTACAACTCGATCCCATCTGCTAACCAAATTCCATTAAAGTCAGACTACCACTTGTTCAAAGAAGGTATCAGACCCGAGTGGGAAGATGAGGCCAACGCCAAAGGTGGTAAATGGCAACACGCATTCCTGAAAAAGGAAGGTAACCCAATCATCAACGACTTGTGGCTTAGAGGATTGCTTGCCGTTATTGGTGAAACCATTGAAGACGACGAAGATGAAGTCAACGGAATTGTTATCAACGTTAGAAAGCAAGTTTACAGAATCGGTATCTGGACCAAGGACTGTGATGAGTCGAAATTAAGAACCGTTGGAGAGAGATTAAAGAAAATCTTACAATTGAAAGACGACCAGCGAGTCGAGTTTATCTCGCACAACGCATCGAACCAAAAAGGTGCTGAACCACAAATTGTCTTGTAA
- the BFR2 gene encoding rRNA-processing protein bfr2 (BUSCO:EOG09262WSH), with protein sequence MAKKTLADEISSLYKPKEEYDVEDFDSGRPASDLFQHDDAAGEDSSEDVSDEELKKQHYVSSTKSKLRGQQGLNLGKMYTGDVVSREDLYRDDEEEEEEEEEEEEEEEREDDDDDEKEEEEEEEEEEDNFEAFSSDEQESEIDSESASDEDTNNRRLSKPSNPTTPKSDLIKKIMKDERTHLINRLSQSAVNDSLKGFAVQQQHKTYEKLIDVRIKFQKAVGAANKLPIDSASFDKYKSDESAELLKDTKGQLYELLKSLFKLRSQLDNNNSNNNNSNNKATDIKAPKKRTFSEYAKTTANADKKLQADRSSILNKWSMKVQNSSGGTAINANKFKAINQSFEQQVQNNLSDMERLVKRTRLNRRQIMPIGYTPSLDLETSQSNGTRPDANLDDDSIIPEEPLRKKSQGQEIPYIFDDEDFYRVLLNDLVDRKVQTADPTSNITIVRSAQRANKLSNNVDTKASKGRKLRFHVQEQIANFETSTGGWKWNDDQIDEFFASLLGQKVNMKEDEDDEDDDEENGESKEEDANNGSEEISLANGDGIRLFG encoded by the coding sequence ATGGCCAAAAAGACATTAGCAGACGAGATCTCAAGCTTGTACAAGCccaaagaagaatatgATGTAGAGGATTTTGACTCGGGAAGACCAGCCAGTGATCTTTTCCAACACGATGACGCTGCAGGAGAAGATAGTTCTGAAGACGTTTCCGATGAGGAgttaaagaaacaacattATGTTTCGTCAACAAAATCGAAATTGAGAGGTCAGCAAGGGTTAAATTTGGGAAAGATGTACACAGGAGACGTTGTTTCCAGAGAGGATTTATACCGcgatgacgaagaagaagaggaagaagaagaagaagaggaagaagaagaagagagggaggatgatgatgatgatgaaaaggaggaggaggaggaggaggaggaggaggaggacaATTTTGAGGCGTTTTCTTCAGATGAACAGGAGTCTGAGATCGATTCTGAGCTGGCGTCAGATGAGGACACCAACAACAGGCGTTTGTCCAAACCTAGTAATCCGACAACCCCAAAGAGTGATTTAATCAAGAAAATCATGAAGGACGAACGAACACATCTTATCAATAGGTTATCACAATCTGCAGTCAATGACTCTCTCAAAGGGTTTGCtgtacaacaacaacacaagACGTATGAGAAATTAATCGATGTGCGAATAAAATTCCAGAAAGCTGTTGGTGCGGCAAACAAACTACCTATTGACTCGGCATCGTTTGACAAATACAAGTCAGATGAGTCTGCCGAATTGCTCAAGGACACAAAAGGCCAGCTCTACGAGCTTTTGAAAAGTCTATTCAAACTCAGATCTCAATtggacaacaacaacagcaacaacaacaacagcaacaacaaagcaaCTGATATCAAAGCACCTAAGAAGAGAACATTCCTGGAATATGCTAAAACAACGGCTAATGCCGACAAGAAACTTCAAGCTGATAGAAGTTCCATTTTAAACAAATGGTCAATGAAAGTACAAAACTCTTCCGGTGGAACGGCAATCAATGCCAACAAGTTTAAGGCCATCAATCAGTCCTTTGAACAACAAGTTCAGAACAACTTATCTGATATGGAAAGGTTGGTGAAACGAACAAGATTAAATAGAAGGCAAATTATGCCAATTGGTTACACTCCTTCGTTGGACTTGGAAACCTCACAATCCAACGGCACTCGTCCTGATGCTAACCTTGATGACGATTCCATTATCCCAGAAGAGCCTTTACGTAAAAAATCACAAGGTCAAGAGATTCCTTATATATTTGACGATGAGGACTTTTACCGTGTCTTACTTAATGACTTGGTTGATCGTAAAGTGCAAACAGCCGACCCAACGTCAAACATCACCATTGTTAGATCTGCCCAAAGAGCAAATAAACTACTGAATAATGTAGATACAAAGGCGTCAAAGGGAAGAAAATTGAGATTCCATGTGCAAGAACAGATTGCCAATTTTGAAACCTCTACAGGTGGCTGGAAATGGAACGACGACCAGATTGACGAGTTCTTTGCTTCATTATTAGGACAAAAGGTTAATATGAAAgaagatgaggatgatgaggatgatgatgaagagaatggagaaagtaaagaagaagatgctAACAATGGCTCTGAAGAAATATCGTTGGCCAATGGCGATGGTATCAGACTTTTCGGTTAA